The Stigmatella erecta genome window below encodes:
- a CDS encoding cold-shock protein, translating to MANGTVKWFNDAKGFGFITQDGAGEDLFCHHSAIQADGFRSLQEGQKVQFDVARGPKGLQAQNVRPV from the coding sequence ATGGCAAATGGTACCGTGAAGTGGTTCAACGACGCGAAGGGCTTCGGTTTCATCACGCAGGATGGCGCGGGAGAGGATCTCTTCTGCCATCACAGCGCGATCCAGGCCGATGGCTTCCGCTCCCTGCAGGAAGGGCAGAAGGTCCAGTTCGATGTGGCCCGCGGCCCCAAGGGTCTGCAGGCGCAGAACGTCCGCCCCGTCTGA
- a CDS encoding pyridoxamine 5'-phosphate oxidase family protein, producing MAKQFPRLEAHHHRFITEQHMFFTASAAPSGHVNVSPRSTDMFRVLGDNAVMYLDRTGSGNETAAHLKADGRLTIMFCAVAGPPLIMRLYGRGRVIHRASDEFATRLRAHFEGIAPLGARQMVHLDFDLVQTSCGYGVPLFEYQEERPQMDAWARAKGVEGIEDYWREKNQVSLDGLPTCLFE from the coding sequence ATGGCAAAGCAATTCCCGCGCCTTGAAGCTCATCACCATCGCTTCATCACTGAGCAGCACATGTTCTTCACTGCGTCGGCAGCCCCATCGGGGCACGTGAACGTCTCGCCGCGCAGCACAGACATGTTCCGCGTTCTGGGTGACAACGCGGTGATGTATCTGGACCGGACCGGAAGCGGCAACGAGACCGCTGCGCACCTCAAAGCGGATGGCCGTTTGACCATCATGTTCTGCGCCGTGGCTGGCCCACCCCTGATCATGCGCCTCTATGGCAGGGGACGCGTGATCCACCGCGCCAGTGACGAGTTCGCCACCCGGCTGAGAGCGCACTTCGAAGGAATTGCTCCGCTCGGGGCACGGCAGATGGTTCACCTGGACTTCGACCTGGTTCAAACCTCATGCGGCTACGGGGTGCCGCTCTTTGAGTATCAGGAAGAACGCCCCCAGATGGACGCCTGGGCCAGAGCCAAGGGTGTGGAAGGCATTGAAGACTACTGGCGGGAAAAGAATCAGGTCAGCCTGGATGGCCTCCCCACCTGCCTCTTTGAGTAG